The Watersipora subatra chromosome 7, tzWatSuba1.1, whole genome shotgun sequence genomic interval aagaaaaatgctttctttaaagatcaactcaaatttgacgcaatcacatctttaacagACTAGAATCGATGTTGCAAAGGGGCTGGTTGGGGGTTGGTTGTCGATGCGGCATCATTTCAATAGAACACAACTCCACCATGAATGATTTTAACCGATAGTCGAGCACCGCAGTAGTGTTCGAGGCCAAGATAAAGGCGAATATTGTGGTCGTTCATATAGTAAAGCGCGCTCTACCAAAACATTATTCCTACCTCAGTGTTCAAAGCTTCCTTGGTGATCACGAAAATGGCTGGCGAATGCCTTAGTTACGGGGCATTTGGAGCTTACAGCACCACTTATAATCTTCCTAATGGTGCAAGAGCCAGAACATCACTTCCAGAAAGACCTAGAAGACGGACAGACAGTTGGACAAACTTTCTACCGCATTGCAATGATTCATCGCTAGCAAATTCGTTAAATAATCGAAAACAATCAACTGAAGAAGATTATGACCACGAGACTCACGCTGGTATTCGCGGTAAGCAAATCTTATTTCAGTTATTTTGTCTTCCAAAATTTCTACATTAGTTGTATAATTTGATAGATTGTAAGTTATCAAATAATACTGAACACGTTAGACCAAAAAGCAATTGGCTAAACTGCCGAGCAAGGTTGCAGACTTTACGATCACCGTTACATTCCTTTTTGCAACTGTGGCCATGCTTTTCGTTTTTTGACATGCAAgatttttgtttgcttttacTTAGTTGAGTAGTTGTAGTGTACAGTAGCAAAGATTTACACAATTTTGACTGTTTTTAGACAGCTTTTGTTTGCGCCCAACTTGTTGTGTAAAAAGTCAATTGAAGGAAATAATTAGCTTTAGTTAGTATGCCAGCTAATGTATGAGCTAACAATGACAAAACTAAAGAACATGAAATAAACTGTACAACCTTTAGCCTATTAACATGATGTTACCTCAAATTGCTATGTTCTTGTTACACAATGGTTAATTGTGTAATTATGATGTGAAGAGTAGGGTTGAGTGTTCTAGGCCCCACACTCAGGGTAGAGCTGGATGTAACTCTTTGGTAATAGTGTCCGTGTCTTAGTTTGGGCATGGCCAATGTAAAGAAGACTGTGCGCATGCCtgctaatatattatagtagtaaACACAACTCGCTATACAAAACAGTAATATACCCTCTTATTTAATGTACACAAACCAACTAAATTAGGCTATGCATGTTTCTAGATTGTCTACGCAGCTGGTGATATTTTAAAGCATGTAAGAGTAACACATGAAAACTTAATGGTATGGCAAGCCTAAAAACTGGCCAGTGAAAAGCTCAAGAATACTAAAATAAACCATGTGATGAGTCTACAATATGAGTATAGCTTCAACAGGAGTACAGATTTCGTGTCAATTAATCACACCGTTCATATAACATAATCTGACAACCACTGTGGTTTGTTCTTTTGTTGCTCTGATCAATGGATCCGTTGCTCAGGCACAACTACAGGAGGATGTGAGACCACTGTCTCTTGTTGAACTTCTCAAGATTGTCCCTGCGGCTCTTCATTATGTTTCGGCTTGACTAATTTCGGGGCCTTAAATCTCTTCTATTCCATTGCACAAGGTCTTCATCTACTTGAACACTATATGACCTTCTACTCAATTGTTTAAGGACTCTCACTTTCTATTCCCTGCGATGTTTTCTATAGTCTTTAACAAATACTGGCTCTCCTTCTTGTTGTGCTCTTGCTATTATACTACTCCTGCCGCCTCAAGCGTTGTGCTGATTCTCTGCATGACTTTTCCTCTCTTCTGTAGTTGAATTTTCTACCTTTTGTGGAACTTTAGATCTATGAGATAACCTCTGAGCGGGACTGGTAGACATCCCATCTGTTGTAGTGTTACGGTACTAGAGCAGCGCCATATATGGCTCATCACATCTTCGAAGTCGTATCTTAATATTTTTGATAGCTGCTTTCACTTTTTCATTTGATTGAGAGTAATAGGGGCTGCTTGATGTATCTTCAAATGCCCATGACTGAGCAACTTAGAGAAGAGGTGTGACATACACTGGGGGCCATTATCACTGTGTAAAATCACAGGAACCCCATCgggcagaaaacttcttaaggaCCATGACTACCTCTTCCCTCCTTTGATGCTTAAGTTTCTCAAACTCTCTGAAATTATAAGTGTAGTGTAGAAGCTCAAACAAGTCCAACTCAACTTTTTTCTATGGCTTCATGGGGACATCATGACTTTATAGATCTTCTTTAACTTGTTTGAGAGAATATTTGATGCATGTTTGACAGGACCGCAGTATCTTACGTAGATCATCAGTGGGAGATGGCCAAAACATTGTCAGTCGAGCTCTTCCTAAAGTCACATTAGGTTCTAGATGAGCTGTGTGCAGCTTTTGCAGCATTTCTGTCTGCATTCCCAAAGGCACAAATTCAGTCCTTTTGAAGACAAGCCCCTGTTCGACCATAGGTTTGCCTCTAAACGCGTGATATGCTTTGAACGACTAAGAAAGGGTCTCAGGGCTTGCCAAGATTCAGGAAATCTGCTCTTGCAGCTGATTTTCACTCTTAGTAGCTAGCTTTCCTTAGGTGATGACACTCTTGAGTTGGGAGAGAGAGGTTCTTAGGAGCCTCTGCCAAAAAACACATCTGAACGGGCCACATGTGCCTCTGAGAGTTCCATGTGTAAGTCTCAAGACAGAATATCTGGGATTAGCTGCTCTTTTCCAGGTCTCCAAATCGCTTTCAACCCTGTGTACCTTTGCAGAGTGAGCAGAAAAAGCTTGGAACCGTCTAGTGGTTTTGTGGATAGGCTTCTTTAGAAAGCCTGTAGTAGTAAACACAGCTCGCTATACAAAACAGTAATATGccaaaataataatgataaaatgcATTTCGCAACATTGGTAATCAGTGTTTTAATTAATTCGGTATGATCACAATGAGCTATTGACACAAGTAAAAAAACCAATGAAACAATACATGCACATAAGAGTGCCTGGTGACATTTATTTACGATGAAAAGCTATAAAGAAATCTTCATTGACTATTCATTTAATAAATCAATGGTTTGGGATAGGCGCCgacaaaacttttaataaaactattaattataatagctataataaTTGCTTGAATCTGTAAGTGGATTTTTTTAGAAGACATTTGTAATGTTTAGTATGACTCGAATGCTAATGGCTCGCCTGCAGCAAAGGGAAGACGATTCAGCTATAATAATTGCTTGAATCTGTAAGTGGATTTTTTTAGAAGACATTTGTAATGTTTAGTATAACTCGAATGCTAATGGCTCGCCTGCAGCAAAGGGAAGACGATTCACACATCAACACAACTACTGTAAAGAACTCCACCAGCTTTTTACTTTCTACAAGACCGATTAGGCAAACCAACATGCCAAATGCTTATTCAAgagaatatatttattagtcAAATCACAAGCATGCAGGAACGTATGCATACAACTACTGAAAACCTTCAGTCGGTCCTTTACAGTGGACGGTCccataatgtatacctcctataatgtgaATTCCAGATAACTTGAaagatttatgcagtctttgcTTTGCACTacgtaaaaattccatataacataaagtgtcaagtagggacaacttctcaaattcgatcggaatggtaacatatctcgcCGCACTTGTGAGAAAAAAATGATGTACGCGTAGCGTCATAtctattacatatacaacttctatgacattttagtttgtcgtgatagatcgtcagatgtgtcgacaaaacagagaataggtagctgcgcaattgctaataaatacttaaaggcgattgattggtgcaggtgttacagaatctgtctaccaatctgaatgtcacgagttgggaGCATTgccaaaagttatcttttatcttatCCTTGACCCCTGGGTACAGATAGATAATGAACAGGTAGACACCGCTCTTTTCATAGTAAAccacatttttgttttgctttattgtagaagTAGAAAatctttgttattagtttttctTTCCAGATTAGACTATGCTGTCTAGCAAAAAGgaacaaatcgttgtaaatgaacgtttAATGTGTACGTtctccatcaacttattgtaaaattaccgcaatcagtctataaaactagtgatattgatcagaaaaaggagataAGCTatcgatgcaaactaataatattgcaGTTACGATACAGTCgacaaatttaaaagttaaatttagttttatctTTTTGTATGACTAAAGgtgtgagtttggaaagatcttggaacagattaggcagtttacatatattttactgtttttatgatGTAAAATACCTATAACGTAATCGTTGCTGGAACGGATTACTTacattgtaggagtgtctaccgtatatacgtatatatatattccgtTTTTCAATAAGTTTTGCCCCTTTCATTCGCTTCACCGTGATAGCGCCTTGTCCTCTGGGCTTATCGATGGTCGAGTCTCCTgccaatataaaaaaatttggcCTGGCTGTGTCGGTGCTCACGGAGATGGCCCTCCGGCTCTGACCACAGTGTTCCGCCGTAACGATACCACACTGTATATTTCAAAGATTCATTGAAAGCTGCCCCATGTTTCTTGCTAATAAATTAATGCTAATTTTTTAACTGAAATTTTGCAAGATATATCAATATAGCTTTTGGTTAGCAGTTAgaaataaatatacaataaatgtGAAAATCTCTGTTACCCATTACTAACATAACCACTGTGCTAAATAGACAAACAATTCATCCAGTTTCTGTTCATATTTTCTACAAGATGATATAGTGATATTTTTACATCTTCAAAGGAAACCTGTACATATTTTTAGGgcatattatatacaatttCAACAACAGCTAAGTTTAAGAATAGTGACTCTTGGCTTGAACCAGTAATCTGATAAAAgtttcaatataatatattgaaacaaatattatttGTTCAAATAATCGGAATGCTGATTTGAATTAACCAACTAGTTTTCAGCACCATTATTCGTCCTCTTATGAAGTTAGCCtattaatttagaaaaaaattgtaaacaagtTCACTCTGCTAGCAAGTTTCAATAATTAATAGGAACTATTTGATTTTGCAGATTTCAACCCAGACGTTACATGGGTTGTCAAGCGTTACATGCCATTAGATGAGAGAACATACGCACCAGTTCCCAAAAACAAGTACATACTGCGACCAAGTGGTGTGCCTCCTCCACCCCATTGGATCCCGCCAAGACCTGATGGTGATCCAGAAGTTGCAAAATTTTCTCGTCGACGAGCAGAGCAAGAGTCTTACAAGTGAGTTTATCAATTGAGCTCTACAAGTAGCCTCTTCGATTTATGGTCATAGTAAATGAATGTGCGAGGGCTGAAATCTATCGACTTACCAGAGTTCTTCAGTTTATGTTGACTAAGTAGACTAAGTTCTctcaatatataaaattatatcgTCACTCAATATTTTGTTGTGACTTCATCAGTAAACGCCAAGCATAAGTTCAATGATTTCGTGCGTGGTTGTTTTGTACCTATGTCACGAATATGctacataaattttaattttaacctTCACATTTGGTCAAAAATCTTGTAGTATATTTTTTTTGTCATCGACTCCAGTATATATAAAGCTAGTGgaatgcttggcgttgcacaggtattaaaaacagctaataaacagtggcaggtcatgtagttgcctgctacttgccattagtCTACCACATTGCCCATGGCTgatttgagcaagctagtatccgtattgctaaacatacTGATAAGAGACataagagcaagctttagtgacgttgcacCATAACATAATGCAGTCGCTAtgctattttaacctagataacCACTCATATCACCCAGTGAGTCTAATGCGTCTCGTGTAGCTCAATTGGTTAGCTTATTGACTGGAAAAGGGAGGTTCCGAAATCAAATCATCTGTGATACGGGTTTTTCATTGTTAGATaccaatagctatagctggacagaccgaaTCACAGACAGACGACACACAAACTTTTTGggatttatatagattaaaaAACTGatcatgttatatttttattatattattttatatatataatttgttatatatatcaaataaaactgatatatatatatattattttctaTAATATTCAGTTCAGGAACATACTCTCGAGATGAAAAATGGTCAACACTGCGGGAGATGCTACCATCTACAGGTCGGGCAATCAGGCGACACCCTCCTAATTGGGGAACCATGACTAGCCTTGCTCCTGAGATGACACCAAATGTTCAGCGTCGATTTCCAATAATCCAGAGTCCAATGTCCAGGTAACTAGATTGATTTGTCAATGCTAGTATGCGATTCTTAACTGGTGAATTACTAGAGTGGGAAGTTTTAAATATCGTGCTTTGCCACAACAGAGTCGCATGCAGTAAGCAAAGAACCCACTCTAAGTTCTACAGCTGTGTTATTCTGACCAATACCAGCACTTGATGAAATCAATGCTGTCATAAAAAGAGAGCTtttcttttcacaaaatttgattggatCTTCATTTTATTTCACCGACCAATGCCAACAAAAGTAAGTCAGGCTTATGTGAAAAAGGTGGAGAAAAGTAAATaactatttaataaaataatattatttgaataatgttttaagctgaaaaaataaaagctgGAAAATAAGCTCCTTGTTTCGATTGTGTTGCAATATTTACCCAAGCCATGGTTTTTAGTAATCAAACTGGTGAGATTATGGAAGCATATTAGGGAGGAGTCTCATCTAGTACCGATAATAGCAATACGCCAAAATTTGGAATTCAGTCTTGAAGTCGTAACCCAAGCTTACTCTTTTTTAGTCTTTCATTTTAATATGTAAAGATACTTGCGACATCTTAACACTCTCACATGTATACCAGTCTTCTTAGCAGCCATTGTAAAATCTATAGCCTTAGATCAATGATTactctaataataatcatctttCAGGTTTGTCTCAGACATGCATTTGACAAACAGAGAGTTCAAGTTGTTCTAGAAAAACGCAATGGACAACTGCTACCCAACTTCCACTGAAGGATATGCAAGGAAAGATCTGATGTGACATCACATCCTGGCCACTCCCCTCTATGCCTAGTCATCTATATTTGCTCAACACGATAACCTTAGCTCATGTTCTTATGTTGTGTGCTGCACACACTGGAAATGTTTCAAAGAGTGGTCCTGATGCAAGATTATGCCAAATAGTAAAACTATGTAGTCTTGAGAGCCGATGCAAATACATTCCAAAGTATTGCTCAATTTCTGGTTTGATGTTTCTAGAAGTATGAATTATGGATTTCATCATGTTGGGCTGTTTTAACTTATGTTTGTTTTATGtgttatataaaactatttacatGTAGAACAACGTCTATATTTAATTGGCTTTCAAGTGCATTCCTGCTTGTCATGATTTAATGGACTCACAGGCAACGGATCGATTTTGTCCAACCGATTAGCTGTCTCAGTACCTTCTCTCCGGTGCTACTCATGTCCTTATTTGAACATAAAGCTAAGAGATTGTATTTAATAATCCTTAGGTTATGTATCTTATGGCTGGTCTAATCTTTGCGAAGCGTGTCATAGATAGATAAGCGAAGAAATGTTAGTTTGTAGCTGAGGTTATTGCAGGGCCAAATTTCAGCATTAATTCTC includes:
- the LOC137400215 gene encoding uncharacterized protein; translation: MAGECLSYGAFGAYSTTYNLPNGARARTSLPERPRRRTDSWTNFLPHCNDSSLANSLNNRKQSTEEDYDHETHAGIRDFNPDVTWVVKRYMPLDERTYAPVPKNKYILRPSGVPPPPHWIPPRPDGDPEVAKFSRRRAEQESYNSGTYSRDEKWSTLREMLPSTGRAIRRHPPNWGTMTSLAPEMTPNVQRRFPIIQSPMSRFVSDMHLTNREFKLF